The following DNA comes from Gemmatimonadaceae bacterium.
CAGCAGGCCGGCCCAGGTGCACGTGCGTTTCGTGAGTTCGCGCTCGGGTTCAACCCGTTGCTGGCCGTGCGCACTGACGACGGCGACCCATGGATCCCCTACTATGGATACGGCGCCGGTGTCGTCCGGCTGTCGTTAGGTGACAACACCGAGCTCGGAGGATCCGTGGGCGGCGGGTACGTGCGCTGGAACTTCTTCACCGATGCGACGGTGACCATCGACGGCAAGCGATGGAGCCCCCAGCCATGATGGCCGGCGCCTGGCGCGGTGTCACCATCGCGCTCGCGTGCCTCCTCGCCGAGGCCAGCGCGCACGCGCAGCCGACGCGCCTTCGACCGCGTGACGTGGACACCCTACCCGCAAGGCCGGCCACGGCTCGCGTGCCCTACGGCTCCGACTCTCTCCAGTTTGGCGATCTGCGCATTCCCGAGGGACGGGGGCCATTCCCGGTGCTGGTGATGATTCACGGCGGCTGCTGGGTCCATCGCCTGGCGAATCTGCAGAACACCAATGCCCTCTCCGACGCCCTGCGTGACGCCGGCGTCGCCACATGGAACGTGGAGTACCGCCGCTATGACAACCCGGGGGGTGGCTGGCCCGGGACCATGCTCGACATCGCGGCCGGCGTCGACGCGTTGCGCGCGCTCGCGGCGCGCTATCCGCTCGACCTCTCGCGCGTGGTGGTGGCCGGGCATTCGGCCGGCGGGCACCTTGCGATCTGGGCGGCCGCGCGGCCGCGGCTTCCCGCCGGGAGCCCGCTGTACTCCCCTGACCCGCTGCGCGTGCACGCCGCCATCGCGTTAGGCGGCCCCGGTGACCTGCGCGACTTCATGACCTACGGCCAGCGCAGCTGTGGGGAGGGCGTGATCGACAAGCTGCTGGGCGGCACGTGGGACGCTGTCCCCGAGCGCTGGCGCCAGGCTTCGCCCGCCGAGCTGTTGCCGATCGGTGTGCGGCAGCGCCTGGTGGTGGGTGATGCGGACTTCATCATGCCGGCGCACGCGCGCGAGGCGTACGTGGCGCGTGCGCGCGCAGCCGGCGACAGCGTGGACCTGGTGGTCGTGCCGAATGCGGGGCACTTCGAGGTGATCGCGCCGGTGGGGGCGGCGTGGCCGCGGGTGCGTGAGGCGATCGTGGACGTGGTGCGTGCGGTGCGCTGACTGCGCCGCTTGCGTCGACGGGGTTGCCGCCTCCGCGCGACGCGGCGGGGTGGTCGGCGGCACTCTCTTCGGATCGAGCGCGCCGGCCCGCCGCCAGGGATGCCACTGCCCCCGTGAGCGGTCGAGGGCCATCGGCGGTCTACCGAACGCTCTTGTGCGGGCAGTCTTATCAGCAGTTCGCGCGCAGCACATAGCGTTGAGCCATGCTGCCCCACGCGCCCCTATCCGCTTGTCGCTGTGAGGTTTGGCGTTGGCCTGCCGCGACGCGGCAGCGGTCATATGCTGCGGGGAGCGTGCTGCATATTGCTCTCGGCTCTGCTGCGAAGGTTTATCACAGCGCAGCCCAATTCACGTTATGCAGCCAGCGTGATCCAGCGTGATCCAGGGCGATCGTCTCCTTCCGCTCGTGGAGCGTAGGCGCGAGGGCACCGCGACGGTTGCGCGCGTGTACATGTGTGCATACGTTCCGCCATGACGTACGATTGGGATCCGGCGAAGGCGGCGGAGAATCGGCGAAAGCACGGCGTCGAGCTCGCGGATGCGGTTGGCGTCTTCGAGGATCCCTACGCCCTGACCCGCACCGACGTCGAGCACGGGGAGGAACGGTTCGTCACCTTGGGCCGCGACTTTCTGGATCGGCTTCTCGTCGTGGTCTGGACCCTGGATCGGGACGTGTTCCGCCTCATCTCTGCGCGCCGCGCCACGACGCGCGAACGTCGGCAATATGCCGAGGACTCCGATGCGTAAGGACTACGACTTCTCGAAAGCGCGCCGTGGCGCGATCGTACCCGCGACCACCGGCAAGACCCGCATCACCATCCGGCTGGACGATGACATCCTCGATTGGTACCGCGCCCAAGTGGACGCGGCAGGAGGGGGAAGCTACCAGACGTTGATCAATCACACCCTCCGCCAAGTGATGACTCAGACTGTGGAGCCGCTGGAGGCGGTGGTCCGCCGCGTGATTCGCGACGAACTGGGTGGCCGGAAGGCGCCCCGGACTCGCCGATCCCGCACCGGGGCTGCATAACAATGTGTTGCAGCAGTCGAGGCTGTGGTTGTGGGCGGCTACGCCGCCGTCCTATGATACCGCCTCGCTGCTGAACACAAACGTTGGGCGGACTCAATCCGGACGTCAGGCGCGCCGCTTGCTCCAGTTGTCTATCTGGAGATCCTTGAAGCGCGCGAAGTCTTTCTCGTTGACCGTCACGAGGATCAAGCTGTTGGTGAACGCGATCGCGGCGATCTGCCCGTCCACGTACGGAGCAGGTTTCCCTGCTCCTTCGAGTCGGGCCCGCTCATGGCCGTGCCAGCGCGCGGCGGCCTCGTCATACGGCAGCACGGAGAACGACGCCAGCACCACATCGTGGAGATACTGTTCGAGCGCGTCGCGCCGTTTGCCCCGGGGTAGTCGCTGCCATCCGTACGTCAACTCGTGCCACACCGGTGCGGCGATCGCGCACTCGTGTCCGGCCGACTCGAGGCGCTTCACGATCTGCGGGTTGGGCGCTTTCGAGATCGGGGAAGAGACGATACTCGTGTCCAGCAAATACCGCGCACTCATAGGGCGACCGTGCGCCCTGCCTTGCGGTCGCGAGTCGCCTCAAAGTAGCCCTCGTCAAGGCCCACGTCGCGCAGCACGTGGACCTCGAGGAAGCGCCGATACGCGTCTCCGAAGCGCGCGCGCTCACCGCGCAAGCGGGCGAACTCGCCCAGCGAGACCACCACGGCGACTGGCTTCCCTCGCCGCGTCAACTCGATCTCCTGGCCGGCGGCCGCTTGGTCGACAATGGCGGGCAGACTCGACCGGGCCTCGGCGATGGAATAGCGTCTTGACATACGAGAGAATGTACATCATGATGTACATGTGTGCAAGCCGGGGCGCCGCCCAACAGGGGTTGCAACAGCCGAGGGCACTTCGGTACGCGGCTGCGCCGCTCTGATGATATGCCCTCGCTGCTGAACCCTGGTCGCTAGGCGGCTTGCCATGACAATCAGCAGACGAGCGCTTCTTAAAGCAACTGTGGCTGGGGCCGTTGGCCTTAGCCTGCCAGCGTGCGCCACCCAGATTGGAGAATCGGCAATGTACGGACTAATCGGAAAGATCAAAGCCGTACCGGGGCAGCGCGACGCGTTGATCTCCATCCTCATGGACGGCACCTCCGGCATGCCGGGCTGCCTGAGCTACATCATCGCGCGAGACCCCGCCGATGCTGACGCAATCTGGATCACTGAGGTGTGGGACAGCCAATCGAGCCATAAGGCGTCACTGTCACTGCCATCGGTCAAGGACGCCATCTCGCGCGGCAAGCCGCTGATTGCAACCTTTGAGCAGCACATTGAGACTGCACCTGTGGGCGGACACGGCATCCGGGCCGCCGCCTAACACTTCATTCAAGCCGAAGCCGCTTCGCGGCTCGGCCTCCTTCAAGCGTTCTGCCGGGGTCGTTCTGTTCCGGACGGTCACGCGGACGTCGGCCCCGGTGTTGTCGAGCATCGCGATCAGGGTGTCGACGCTGAAGCGCTCGATCTTGCCGCGATAGAGGTCGCTGATGCGCGGCTGGGACACCCCGAGTAGACGAGTGGCCTGGGCCTGCGCGGCGCGCCGCGCCGTCAGCCGCCTAGGGAGCTGGATCATCAGGGTCCAGCGGAGCTGCAGGTTGTCCGCGCCCGCGGCCGAGAAGCCGAGGTCGGTGAAGACATTCCCCGAGCCGCGCGTCATCTTGATCGCCATGTCAACCTCCTGCGCGTGAGCCCCGCCGGGCGAGCAGGGCGCGATAGCGGGTCGCGCCGACGTCGAGATCGAGCGGCGAGGTCCGCTGCGACTTGTTCTGAAAGGCGTGGAGGACGTAGACCGCCTCCTCGAAACGTGGCCACGTGCGCCTCGGTACCGCGGCCGTTCCGCGGGTAGCCTGCGGTTCAGCCGCTGACGGCCCTCGCGACCCGCCGCCTAACGGTCACCTGGGCGTCAGGCGGCTCGCATCGGAGCTCACACTCGCCCCCACTTTGGGGGTCACGCATGCAACACCGGATGAGGATCGAGCGCGCCATGTGCGCCGTGGCGCTGTGCTTCGCCTCTGGAAAGGCTGGAGCGCAGCCCGCCAGCCCCGAGACCGAGATAGCGCGCCGGGTGCAGACCTACTTCGGCGCGATGGGGAAGGGTCAACTGGCAACGATTGAACAGGCCTTGGCACCGGACTATCTCGTGATCGGTGGCGATGGCAAGCTCGAAACGCGCGCCGAGAGACTCGCGTGGCTCCGTGCGAACACGACGAGCCTCGTCGCCATCACGCCGACCCAATTGCGCGTGCGCGTATATGGAAACTCCGCCATCGCGACGGGGCTGGTCACGATCCCGGCTGACGCGATGGGACCGGCCATCCAAGAGCGATTCACGCAAGTCTGGATTCGCCGCGACGGCGTGTGGCGCATGGTCTCGGGGCAAATCACGATCGTACGGACGTAGTCGTGCGTTGAGTTGCGCAGGCAGACGCCGCCTTGTAAGCCTTCGAGCTGAGCGCCCTCATGGCCGTGCCAGCACGCTGCGGCCCCGTCATACCGCAGCACGGAGAACCACGCCAGCACCACATCCCGCAGCCAGGGTTCGAGCGCGTCGCGGCGCTTGTCGACCGATAGTC
Coding sequences within:
- a CDS encoding alpha/beta hydrolase, whose translation is MAGAWRGVTIALACLLAEASAHAQPTRLRPRDVDTLPARPATARVPYGSDSLQFGDLRIPEGRGPFPVLVMIHGGCWVHRLANLQNTNALSDALRDAGVATWNVEYRRYDNPGGGWPGTMLDIAAGVDALRALAARYPLDLSRVVVAGHSAGGHLAIWAAARPRLPAGSPLYSPDPLRVHAAIALGGPGDLRDFMTYGQRSCGEGVIDKLLGGTWDAVPERWRQASPAELLPIGVRQRLVVGDADFIMPAHAREAYVARARAAGDSVDLVVVPNAGHFEVIAPVGAAWPRVREAIVDVVRAVR
- a CDS encoding BrnT family toxin, whose protein sequence is MTYDWDPAKAAENRRKHGVELADAVGVFEDPYALTRTDVEHGEERFVTLGRDFLDRLLVVVWTLDRDVFRLISARRATTRERRQYAEDSDA
- a CDS encoding BrnA antitoxin family protein, whose protein sequence is MRKDYDFSKARRGAIVPATTGKTRITIRLDDDILDWYRAQVDAAGGGSYQTLINHTLRQVMTQTVEPLEAVVRRVIRDELGGRKAPRTRRSRTGAA
- a CDS encoding type II toxin-antitoxin system VapC family toxin, with amino-acid sequence MSARYLLDTSIVSSPISKAPNPQIVKRLESAGHECAIAAPVWHELTYGWQRLPRGKRRDALEQYLHDVVLASFSVLPYDEAAARWHGHERARLEGAGKPAPYVDGQIAAIAFTNSLILVTVNEKDFARFKDLQIDNWSKRRA
- a CDS encoding type II toxin-antitoxin system Phd/YefM family antitoxin, translating into MSRRYSIAEARSSLPAIVDQAAAGQEIELTRRGKPVAVVVSLGEFARLRGERARFGDAYRRFLEVHVLRDVGLDEGYFEATRDRKAGRTVAL
- a CDS encoding antibiotic biosynthesis monooxygenase yields the protein MYGLIGKIKAVPGQRDALISILMDGTSGMPGCLSYIIARDPADADAIWITEVWDSQSSHKASLSLPSVKDAISRGKPLIATFEQHIETAPVGGHGIRAAA
- a CDS encoding XRE family transcriptional regulator codes for the protein MAIKMTRGSGNVFTDLGFSAAGADNLQLRWTLMIQLPRRLTARRAAQAQATRLLGVSQPRISDLYRGKIERFSVDTLIAMLDNTGADVRVTVRNRTTPAERLKEAEPRSGFGLNEVLGGGPDAVSAHRCSLNVLLKGCNQRLAARDGVLDRWQ
- a CDS encoding nuclear transport factor 2 family protein, giving the protein MQHRMRIERAMCAVALCFASGKAGAQPASPETEIARRVQTYFGAMGKGQLATIEQALAPDYLVIGGDGKLETRAERLAWLRANTTSLVAITPTQLRVRVYGNSAIATGLVTIPADAMGPAIQERFTQVWIRRDGVWRMVSGQITIVRT